The genomic interval TGCCGTACGTCGTGCCGTACGTCGTGCCGTACGTCGTGCCGTACGTCGTTCCGTATTCGGCTGGGCCGCGGGCCGGGGGCTCTGCCGTGACGGGCGCGGCGGCGAAGACGGCGGTGTCCGCCACGACAGGGTCGGCGGCCGGTGCGTCGAAGACTACGGTCTCGCCGGCGGCGTCTTCGGCGGCGTCTTCGGTGGTGTTCTCGGCGGCGGTGCCTTCGTCGGTGGCGCCGCGGTCCGCGGCGTCGGCGAGCACCTGCGTGTCGCCCGGGTCGGGCTCGAGCTGCTGGGTCGTGTCGCCGTGCTCGACGGCGTCGTCGTCGGGGCGTTCGCCCGTGGGGGTCTGGCTCATCGGTTCATCTCCTTGCGGTCAGCCTGTGCGGCGCTTCGCTGCGGTGGGTGCCTCGTGTCCCGGCTCTCGCCCGCGCTGCGCTCCGTGTCGTTCGGGTTCGTCGTGCTGGTCGTGCTCGTCGTGGTCGGCCCGGCGGTTCGTGGCGCGGGGCGTCGTGTGCCTCGGCGTGCGACCCGCGCCGCCCGGCGCGTCAGTTCTCGGTGACCGTGACGTTGCCTGCGCCCGCTGAGACGAGCAGGCGCAGCGTGGCGCCGTCCTGGATCGCCTCGTCGGAGGAGAGGTGGGCGGTGCTGCTGCCGACGCGGCTGAGCGTCCGCGTCCCGGGGTCCACCTGCCAGATGACCTGGCCGGCCAGGAGCCGGACGTCGGCCTCGACGGCGGCGTCGCGCGGGACGACGACGGTCAGGTCGCCCGCGGTGAGCCGGATCGGGACCTCGACGGGGTCGTCGGTCGTGGCGTCCGAGAGGTCGAGCCCGGACAGGTCGATCGTCGGGTCGCCGAACTGGACGCGGAACCCGCGCTCGGCCTCGGCGAGCGACCGCGGCGCGACCGTTCCCTCGCTGACGTCGGTGCCGCGGGTGCCGACGTCACGCCACGTGCCGTGGATGTCGCGCGTGATGTACAGGCCGGGGAACCCGTCTCCGCTCGCACCGATGCTCCAGGGGAGGGCCACGACCAGGCCGACGATCGCGAGGAAGCCCAGCCAGCCGCTCGACCGGCCGCGGATGCCGCTGACGACGATCGCAGCGCCGACGACGACGAGGGCCAGGCCCAGCCACGCGAGCACGGGCTCGACACCACCGTCGAACGGCCAGGGCAGCGACAGCCCCGTGCGGTCCTGAGCCATCAGCAGTGCACCGGCGATGAGCACCAGGCCGACGACGACGCCGAGCGTGGCCGCCCCCGCACTCTTGGTGACCGGCTTCGAGGCCCGCTCTGCGGCACGCTCGCGGGCGCGCTGCTGCTGGGTGGCGGCCTTGAGGTGTGCCTGCTCGCGCGCTGCCGCGGCGCGGGCACGCGCGGCCTCGACCCGGGCGTCGGCGGCCTGGGCGCGAGCCGCGGCCCGGGCCTGGTTGGCGGCGCGGGTCCGCTCGGCGTGGGTCCGCGGGTCGTCCCCCGGCTCCGGCGGCACGGACGCGCGGACGCCGTCGGGCGCACCGGCGAACGCCGCGCTGCTCGAGGCGCCGGTCGCGCTCGCCGAACCCGGCTGGCCGGCGGAGGGCTGGGCCGGGTACGGCGTCGTCGGCCCGGGGTAGGCAGGACCCGTCGGGCCCGCGTACGCCTGGGGCGCGCCAGGTCCGGACGGCGTCGGACGCGAGGTCGCACGGCCCGACTCACGCCACGCCCGGCGCCGGTCGCGCACGAACCGGAGCAGCAAGCAGCCGACCGTGATCCAGACGGCGATCCAGAAGAGTGTGACGATCCAGCCGAAGTCGCCACGGAACCACCACGTCCCGAGCCCGTTCGACCAGCTGAAGCCGGCGATGAGCGCGAGCCCCGCACCGACCAGCGCGACGTCGAAGTCACCGTGGAGCGCCTGCTGGATGTGGATGCGACCGTCGCGGCGCTCGGGCAGCAGGGCCCAGCCGAGGGCGTACGCCACCAGGCCGATGCCGGTGAGGAAGAAGCTCAGGAAGAGGATGCCGCGCACGAGCAGCGGGTCCCAGCCCAGGCGCTCGGCGACGCCACCGGCGACACCGCCCACCCAGCGGTCCTCCGAGCGGGCCAGGCCCGAGCGGCGGATCGAGTCGAAGAACCGGTCCGAGCCCGAACGGGGAGGTCCGGACGGTGTCCCGTACGGCGCCTCCTGCGGAGGTGGGTCGAACGGCGGGACCGACGCCGACGGGGGAGTCGAGTCGGCGCCGGAGTCCGGCGAAGGAGGAAGGTGCGGGTCCGTGCTCATGCCGTCGATCCTCGCCCGGGCACGCCTGGCGCGACTATCGGGTGCCGCCCTGAAGCGACCCTGAAACTGCACTCCGGGGCGGCGCCGGAACCCTGATTCCCCGCCCCGACGGCGGTCCGGGGACCCAAGACGTGTCACGATCGGCAGGTGAGCCACCCGCAACCCGCCGCAGGCGCCCGCCTGCCGCTGCGCCGCCCCGAGGCGGACCGGTGGGTCGCGGGCGTGTGCTCGGGAGTCGCCGCGCACCTCGCGGTCCCGGTCGCCGCGGTGCGTGCCGTCATGGCGCTGCTCGCGCTCGCGGGCGGTGCGGGCGCGGCCGTCTACGTCTTCTGGTGGGTCACCATCCCCTCGGGCGACCCGCGCGCCGCGGCCGACGACGCCGCCCCCGCCGCGCTGCGCCGGCTCGCGCCACGGCTACGCCTCGCGGACGTGGCCGCACGCGTGCAGCGGCGCGACATCGCCGTCGGCGTGGGCCTGCTGCTCGGTGCCGCCCTGCTGGTCTCGATGCGCGCCGGGTGGGACTGGCAGCAGTCCTGGGTGATCCCCGCCCTGCTGACGCTCGGTGGCCTCGCGCTCGCGTGGAGCCAGGTCGACGCCGTCCAGCGCGCCGCCCCCGCCGGTGGGCGCCGTTGGACCGCCCTCGCCCGCCCTGCCGGCGGCCTCGCGCTCGTGGTCGCCGGAGCGTTGCTCCTCGTGGGTCAGGACGCGCCCAGGTGGGCCGTGATCCAGGCGGCAGCGGCGGCGCTCGCGGTCCTGATCGGCTTCGCGCTCGTGCTCGCCCCGTGGTGGCTGCGGCTCGTGCGCGAGCTCGGCGACGCGCGCGCCGCGCGCGCCCGCGAGGCCGAGCGCGCCGACATCGCCGCCCACCTGCACGACTCCGTGCTCCAGACCCTGGCCCTCATCCGCACGCGGGCCGACGACGCCGACGCCGTCGCGCGCATGGCCCGCGCGCAGGAGCGCGAGCTGCGCGAGTGGCTCTACGACGACCGCCGCGCCCCCGGCACCTCGCTCGCGGCCGAGCTGCGTGCGCTGGTCGCCCAGGTCGAGGACGGCCGCGTCGGCAAGCCCGCCGAGGGTCCCCGGGCCCTCAACGGCGTGCCACCGGGCGACGACGAGGCGGCAGGCGCCGGGAGGGGCGTCCCCGGGATCGCGCCCGTGGCGGTCGACGTCGTCGTCGTCGGCGACTGCGAGCCGACCGAGGCCACGACGGCGCTGCTGCAGGCCACGCGCGAGGCGCTGGTCAACGCGGTCGCCCACGGCAGACCGCCCGTGACCGTCTACCTCGAGGTGACCGCCGCCGCGGCCGAGGTGTTCGTGCGCGACCGCGGCGACGGGTTCGCGATGGACGACATCGCCCCCGACCGGTTCGGTGTACGCGAGTCGATCCTCGGGCGCGTGCGGCGCCGCGGCGGGACTGCCGAGGTCAGCAGCCGTGCGGGGTGGGGCACCGAGGTCCGGCTGCGGATGCCGCGGGACCCCGAGGCCGCGCGCGGCCCGACGCCCGAACGTGCCGCGACCAGCGCGCGCGAGGGGGCTGCGCTCCCGGCAGAGTAGGGGTGTGCCGCCGGCCGTGCCTCCGGTGCCGGGCCGGGTTCTCGACGGTCCCGGCCCCGCTCCCACGCCCGGCCGTCACCCCCGGCAGGCCACCGCCCGGCCGGCTGCCGCCCCATGACGAAGGAGCCCATCCGTGAGCACGCCCTCCGCAGCCGAGGTCACCTTGCCCGTGCCCGTCGTGCTCGTGGACGACCACCACATGTTCCGCACCGGTGTGCGCGCGTCGCTCGACGAGCGCGTGCGCGTGGTCGGTGAGGCCGCGGACGTCGACGAGGCCGTCGTCGTCATCCACGCGCAGCGTCCGCCCGTGGTGCTGCTCGACGTCCACCTGCCGGGCGGCACCGGGGGCGGCGGGGCCGAGGTCGTGCGGC from Xylanimonas allomyrinae carries:
- a CDS encoding PspC domain-containing protein; its protein translation is MSTDPHLPPSPDSGADSTPPSASVPPFDPPPQEAPYGTPSGPPRSGSDRFFDSIRRSGLARSEDRWVGGVAGGVAERLGWDPLLVRGILFLSFFLTGIGLVAYALGWALLPERRDGRIHIQQALHGDFDVALVGAGLALIAGFSWSNGLGTWWFRGDFGWIVTLFWIAVWITVGCLLLRFVRDRRRAWRESGRATSRPTPSGPGAPQAYAGPTGPAYPGPTTPYPAQPSAGQPGSASATGASSSAAFAGAPDGVRASVPPEPGDDPRTHAERTRAANQARAAARAQAADARVEAARARAAAAREQAHLKAATQQQRARERAAERASKPVTKSAGAATLGVVVGLVLIAGALLMAQDRTGLSLPWPFDGGVEPVLAWLGLALVVVGAAIVVSGIRGRSSGWLGFLAIVGLVVALPWSIGASGDGFPGLYITRDIHGTWRDVGTRGTDVSEGTVAPRSLAEAERGFRVQFGDPTIDLSGLDLSDATTDDPVEVPIRLTAGDLTVVVPRDAAVEADVRLLAGQVIWQVDPGTRTLSRVGSSTAHLSSDEAIQDGATLRLLVSAGAGNVTVTEN
- a CDS encoding ATP-binding protein, producing the protein MSHPQPAAGARLPLRRPEADRWVAGVCSGVAAHLAVPVAAVRAVMALLALAGGAGAAVYVFWWVTIPSGDPRAAADDAAPAALRRLAPRLRLADVAARVQRRDIAVGVGLLLGAALLVSMRAGWDWQQSWVIPALLTLGGLALAWSQVDAVQRAAPAGGRRWTALARPAGGLALVVAGALLLVGQDAPRWAVIQAAAAALAVLIGFALVLAPWWLRLVRELGDARAARAREAERADIAAHLHDSVLQTLALIRTRADDADAVARMARAQERELREWLYDDRRAPGTSLAAELRALVAQVEDGRVGKPAEGPRALNGVPPGDDEAAGAGRGVPGIAPVAVDVVVVGDCEPTEATTALLQATREALVNAVAHGRPPVTVYLEVTAAAAEVFVRDRGDGFAMDDIAPDRFGVRESILGRVRRRGGTAEVSSRAGWGTEVRLRMPRDPEAARGPTPERAATSAREGAALPAE